One Paracoccaceae bacterium genomic region harbors:
- a CDS encoding DMT family transporter — protein MILSDNARGVLFMCVAMAAFTGNDALMKSVTQSLPLMQAIAIRGAISAVLLLALARALGQWRIALPRADRGRMALRTFAELASTLTFLSALMHMPLANLSAIMQSLPLAVTLAAALFLAEPVGWRRMLAIGTGFLGVLLIIRPGAEGFDIWSVVGVLSVLFVVVRDLSTRRFSTSLPSVTIALLTSVAVMAMGIVGMGVGALQGQGWVAPSAGELAQLAGAAIMVVLGYLFIVKTMRSGDVSIVAPFRYTSLIWAILLGWLVFGTLPDALTWAGAGLIVASGLFTLWREARLNRVRR, from the coding sequence TTGATCCTGTCCGACAACGCGCGTGGCGTCCTGTTCATGTGCGTGGCAATGGCCGCCTTCACCGGCAACGATGCGCTGATGAAGTCCGTGACGCAGAGCCTGCCGCTGATGCAGGCCATCGCGATACGCGGCGCGATCTCGGCCGTGCTTCTGCTGGCCCTGGCCCGGGCGCTGGGGCAATGGCGCATCGCCCTGCCACGTGCGGACCGGGGGCGGATGGCGCTGCGCACCTTCGCCGAGCTTGCCTCGACCCTGACGTTCCTGTCGGCGCTGATGCACATGCCATTGGCGAACCTGTCCGCGATCATGCAGTCGCTGCCGCTGGCGGTGACGCTGGCGGCGGCGCTGTTCCTGGCCGAACCTGTCGGCTGGCGGCGCATGCTGGCCATCGGCACGGGATTTCTGGGTGTCCTGCTGATCATCCGCCCGGGGGCAGAGGGGTTCGACATCTGGTCAGTCGTGGGCGTGCTGTCGGTGCTGTTCGTGGTGGTGCGCGACCTGTCGACCCGGCGGTTTTCCACCAGTCTGCCATCGGTCACCATCGCGCTGCTTACCTCGGTGGCAGTCATGGCGATGGGGATCGTCGGAATGGGTGTCGGCGCGCTGCAAGGGCAGGGTTGGGTGGCGCCCTCGGCGGGGGAACTGGCCCAGCTTGCCGGTGCCGCGATCATGGTCGTCCTGGGATATCTGTTCATCGTCAAGACGATGCGGTCGGGTGATGTGTCGATCGTGGCGCCGTTCCGCTATACCTCGCTGATCTGGGCGATCCTGCTGGGCTGGCTGGTGTTCGGCACCCTTCCCGACGCCCTGACCTGGGCCGGGGCCGGGCTGATCGTGGCGTCGGGCCTGTTCACATTGTGGCGCGAGGCGCGTCTGAACCGGGTGCGCCGCTGA
- the rpsL gene encoding 30S ribosomal protein S12 — protein sequence MPTIQQLIRKPREANVRKSKSQHLESCPQKRGVCTRVYTTTPKKPNSAMRKVAKVRLTNGFEVISYIPGEKHNLQEHSVVLIRGGRVKDLPGVRYHILRGVLDTQGVKDRRQRRSKYGAKRPK from the coding sequence ATGCCGACGATCCAACAGCTGATCCGCAAGCCGCGGGAAGCGAACGTGAGAAAGTCCAAGTCGCAGCACTTGGAATCCTGCCCGCAGAAGCGCGGCGTCTGCACGCGCGTCTATACCACGACGCCGAAGAAGCCGAACTCGGCCATGCGGAAGGTTGCAAAGGTGCGCCTGACCAATGGTTTCGAGGTCATCAGCTACATCCCCGGCGAAAAGCACAACCTGCAGGAACACTCGGTAGTCCTGATCCGCGGTGGCCGGGTCAAGGACCTTCCGGGCGTGCGTTACCACATCCTGCGCGGCGTTCTGGATACCCAGGGCGTCAAAGACCGTCGTCAGCGCCGCTCGAAATACGGCGCGAAGCGTCCGAAGTGA
- the rpsG gene encoding 30S ribosomal protein S7, with protein sequence MSRRHAAEKREILPDAKYGDTVLTKFMNNLMVDGKKSVAETIVYGALERVQTRLKREPVQAFHEALDNVKPSVEVRSRRVGGATYQVPVEVRTERREALAIRWLITAARKRNENTMEERLAAELADACNNRGTAVKKREDTHKMADANKAFSHYRW encoded by the coding sequence ATGTCCCGTCGTCACGCCGCCGAAAAGCGCGAAATCCTGCCCGACGCCAAGTATGGCGACACGGTGCTGACCAAGTTCATGAACAACCTGATGGTGGACGGCAAGAAATCCGTCGCCGAAACCATCGTCTACGGCGCGCTGGAGCGTGTGCAGACCCGCCTGAAGCGCGAGCCTGTGCAGGCCTTCCACGAGGCGCTGGATAACGTGAAGCCCTCGGTCGAGGTGCGGTCGCGCCGGGTCGGCGGGGCCACCTACCAGGTTCCCGTCGAGGTCCGCACCGAGCGGCGCGAGGCGCTGGCGATCCGCTGGCTGATCACCGCCGCCCGCAAGCGCAACGAGAACACGATGGAAGAGCGTCTGGCCGCCGAACTGGCCGATGCCTGCAACAACCGCGGCACCGCGGTGAAGAAGCGTGAAGACACCCACAAGATGGCCGACGCGAACAAAGCGTTCAGCCATTACCGCTGGTAA
- the fusA gene encoding elongation factor G yields the protein MAREYPLNLYRNFGIMAHIDAGKTTTTERILYYTGKSHKIGEVHDGAATMDWMEQEQERGITITSAATTTFWARTLDGVTHGDKHRFNIIDTPGHVDFTIEVERSLAVLDGAICLLDANAGVEPQTETVWRQADRYKVPRIVFVNKMDKIGADFFKCVRMIKDRTGATPCPIALPIGAEDKLEGIIDLITMEEWVYQGEDLGATWVRQPIRDALKAEAEEWRGKMIELAVEMDDAAMEAYLEGEEPDEATLRALIRKGCLSLTFMPVTAGSAFKNKGVQPLLNSVIDFLPSPLDVPAYVGFAPGDETETRNIERHADDSEPFSGLAFKIMNDPFMGSLTFTRIYSGQMKKGDQLLNSTKGKRERIGRMVMMHANKQEEIGEAFAGDIIALAGLKDTTTGDTLCDPSKPVVLETMTFPEPVIEIAVEPKSKADQEKMGLALARLSAEDPSFRVETDIESGQTIMKGMGELHLDILVDRMRREFKVEANIGAPQVAYRETISRPTEIDYTHKKQTGGTGQFARIKLQIDPVEPGVGYSFESKIVGGAVPKEYIPGVEKGIKSVMDSGPLAGFPVIDFKVALVDGAFHDVDSSVLAFEIATRAAMREGLKKAGAKLLEPIMKVEVVTPEEYTGSIIGDLTSRRGMVQGQDSRGNANVITAMVPLANMFGYINNLRSMSSGRAVFTMLFDHYDAVPQNISDEIQKKYA from the coding sequence ATGGCCCGCGAATATCCGCTCAACCTCTATCGCAACTTCGGCATCATGGCCCACATCGATGCCGGCAAGACCACGACGACCGAACGGATTCTCTACTACACCGGCAAGTCCCACAAGATCGGCGAGGTGCATGACGGCGCCGCGACGATGGACTGGATGGAGCAGGAGCAGGAGCGCGGGATCACCATCACCTCGGCGGCCACGACCACCTTCTGGGCGCGGACGCTCGACGGCGTGACCCATGGCGACAAGCACCGCTTCAACATCATCGACACCCCCGGCCACGTCGACTTCACCATCGAGGTGGAGCGTTCGCTGGCCGTGCTGGACGGCGCGATCTGCCTTCTGGACGCCAACGCGGGCGTCGAGCCGCAGACCGAGACGGTCTGGCGCCAGGCCGACCGCTACAAGGTTCCGCGCATCGTGTTCGTCAACAAGATGGACAAGATCGGTGCCGACTTCTTCAAATGCGTGCGGATGATCAAGGATCGCACCGGCGCGACGCCCTGCCCGATCGCGCTTCCGATCGGCGCCGAGGACAAGCTGGAAGGCATCATCGACCTGATCACCATGGAAGAATGGGTGTATCAGGGCGAAGACCTGGGCGCGACCTGGGTGCGCCAGCCGATCCGTGACGCGCTCAAGGCGGAAGCCGAGGAATGGCGCGGCAAGATGATCGAACTGGCCGTCGAGATGGACGATGCCGCGATGGAGGCCTATCTCGAAGGCGAGGAGCCGGACGAGGCGACCCTGCGCGCGCTGATCCGCAAGGGCTGCCTGTCGCTGACCTTCATGCCGGTGACGGCCGGTTCGGCCTTCAAGAACAAGGGCGTGCAACCGCTTCTGAACTCGGTCATCGACTTCCTGCCCTCGCCGCTGGACGTGCCGGCCTATGTCGGCTTCGCCCCGGGCGACGAGACGGAAACCCGCAACATCGAGCGTCATGCCGATGACAGCGAGCCCTTCTCGGGCCTCGCGTTCAAGATCATGAACGACCCGTTCATGGGTTCGCTGACCTTCACCCGGATCTATTCCGGCCAGATGAAGAAGGGCGACCAGCTCCTGAACTCGACCAAGGGCAAGCGCGAGCGCATCGGCCGCATGGTGATGATGCACGCCAACAAGCAGGAAGAGATCGGCGAGGCCTTCGCGGGCGACATCATCGCGCTGGCGGGCCTGAAGGACACCACCACGGGCGACACGCTCTGCGATCCGTCCAAACCGGTGGTCCTGGAAACCATGACCTTCCCCGAGCCGGTGATCGAGATCGCCGTCGAGCCCAAGTCGAAGGCCGACCAGGAAAAGATGGGCCTGGCGCTGGCGCGCCTGTCTGCCGAGGACCCGTCGTTCCGTGTCGAGACCGATATCGAGTCGGGCCAGACCATCATGAAGGGCATGGGCGAACTTCACCTTGACATCCTCGTCGACCGCATGCGTCGCGAGTTCAAGGTCGAGGCGAACATCGGTGCCCCGCAGGTGGCCTATCGCGAGACGATCAGCCGTCCGACGGAAATCGACTACACGCACAAGAAGCAGACCGGCGGCACGGGCCAGTTTGCCCGCATCAAGCTGCAGATCGACCCGGTGGAACCGGGCGTCGGCTACTCGTTCGAGTCGAAGATCGTCGGCGGTGCGGTGCCCAAGGAATACATCCCGGGTGTCGAGAAGGGCATCAAGTCGGTGATGGACTCGGGTCCGCTGGCCGGCTTCCCGGTGATCGACTTCAAGGTGGCGCTGGTCGACGGTGCCTTCCACGACGTCGACTCGTCGGTCCTGGCCTTCGAGATCGCCACCCGCGCCGCGATGCGCGAAGGGCTGAAGAAGGCCGGCGCCAAGCTGCTGGAACCGATCATGAAGGTCGAGGTCGTGACGCCCGAGGAATACACCGGCTCGATCATCGGCGACCTGACCAGCCGCCGGGGCATGGTGCAGGGCCAGGACAGCCGCGGCAACGCCAACGTCATCACCGCGATGGTGCCGCTGGCCAACATGTTCGGCTACATCAACAACCTGCGTTCGATGTCGTCGGGGCGTGCGGTGTTCACCATGCTCTTCGACCACTATGACGCGGTGCCGCAGAACATCTCGGACGAGATCCAGAAGAAATACGCTTGA
- the tuf gene encoding elongation factor Tu — translation MGKAKFERNKPHVNIGTIGHVDHGKTTLTAAITKYFGEFRAYDQIDGAPEERARGITISTAHVEYETDARHYAHVDCPGHADYVKNMITGAAQMDGAILVCAASDGPMPQTREHILLGRQVGIPYMVVYLNKIDLVDDEELLELVEMEVRELLSSYDYPGDDIPIIKGSAHQAMIGERKDIGEDSIRALMKAVDDYIPTPARAVDQPFLMPIEDVFSISGRGTVVTGRVERGVINVGDEVEIVGIRPTKKSVCTGVEMFRKLLDRGEAGDNIGALLRGIDREGVERGQVLCKPGSVKPHTKFEAEAYILTKEEGGRHTPFFANYRPQFYFRTTDVTGTVQLPEGTEMVMPGDNLKFEVELIAPIAMEEKLRFAIREGGRTVGAGVVSKIIA, via the coding sequence ATGGGTAAGGCAAAGTTTGAACGGAACAAACCGCATGTGAACATCGGGACCATTGGTCACGTTGACCATGGGAAGACGACGCTGACGGCTGCGATCACGAAGTATTTCGGCGAGTTCCGGGCCTATGACCAGATCGACGGCGCGCCGGAAGAGCGTGCGCGGGGGATCACGATCTCGACGGCGCATGTGGAATACGAGACGGATGCGCGCCACTACGCGCACGTCGACTGCCCCGGCCACGCGGACTATGTGAAGAACATGATCACCGGCGCGGCGCAGATGGACGGCGCGATCCTGGTCTGCGCGGCGTCGGACGGCCCGATGCCGCAGACGCGCGAGCACATCCTGCTGGGCCGGCAGGTGGGCATTCCCTACATGGTGGTCTATCTGAACAAGATCGACCTCGTGGATGACGAGGAACTGCTGGAACTGGTCGAGATGGAGGTGCGCGAGCTCCTGTCGTCCTACGACTATCCCGGCGACGACATCCCGATCATCAAGGGCTCGGCGCACCAGGCGATGATCGGCGAGCGCAAGGACATCGGCGAGGATTCGATCCGGGCGCTGATGAAGGCGGTGGACGACTACATCCCGACGCCGGCGCGTGCGGTGGACCAGCCGTTCCTGATGCCGATCGAGGACGTGTTCTCGATCTCGGGCCGCGGCACGGTGGTGACCGGCCGGGTGGAGCGTGGCGTGATCAACGTCGGCGACGAGGTCGAGATCGTGGGCATCCGCCCGACGAAGAAGTCGGTCTGCACCGGGGTCGAGATGTTCCGCAAGCTTCTGGACCGGGGCGAGGCGGGCGACAACATCGGCGCGCTCCTGCGCGGGATCGACCGCGAGGGCGTGGAGCGTGGCCAGGTGCTGTGCAAGCCCGGCTCGGTGAAGCCGCACACCAAGTTCGAGGCCGAGGCCTACATCCTGACCAAGGAAGAGGGCGGGCGCCACACGCCGTTCTTCGCCAACTACCGCCCGCAGTTCTACTTCCGCACGACGGACGTGACCGGGACGGTGCAGCTGCCGGAAGGCACCGAGATGGTGATGCCGGGCGACAACCTGAAGTTCGAGGTCGAACTGATCGCCCCGATCGCCATGGAGGAAAAGCTGCGCTTCGCCATCCGCGAAGGCGGCCGCACCGTCGGCGCAGGCGTCGTCTCGAAAATCATCGCGTAA
- the rpsJ gene encoding 30S ribosomal protein S10, translating into MQGQTIRIRLKAFDYRVLDASTAEIVSTAKRTGATVRGPIPLPNKIEKFTVLRGPHIDKKSRDQWEIRTHKRLLDIVDPTPQTVDALMKLDLAAGVDVEIKV; encoded by the coding sequence ATGCAAGGTCAGACCATCCGCATCCGGCTCAAGGCGTTCGATTATCGCGTGCTGGACGCCAGCACCGCCGAAATCGTCTCGACCGCCAAGCGCACGGGTGCCACGGTGCGGGGGCCGATCCCCCTGCCGAACAAGATCGAGAAGTTCACCGTTCTGCGCGGTCCGCACATCGACAAGAAGTCGCGCGACCAGTGGGAAATCCGCACGCACAAGCGGCTTCTCGACATCGTGGACCCCACCCCGCAGACCGTGGACGCGCTGATGAAGCTCGACCTCGCCGCGGGCGTGGATGTCGAAATCAAAGTGTAA
- the rplC gene encoding 50S ribosomal protein L3 has translation MRSGVIAKKLGMTRLFMADGRQVPVTVLQLDNLQVVAQRTAERDGYTAVQLGAGAAKAKRTSAGMRGHFARANVEPKRKIAEFRVTPDCLIDVGAEITADHYLAGQFVDIAGTSIGKGFAGAMKRHNFGGLRASHGVSISHRSHGSTGQCQDPGKVFRGKKMAGHLGAVRVTTQNLEVVRTDAERGIIMVKGAVPGSKGGWVTIKDAVKKPAHAEAPKPAAVRAAASAPVAEVAADGGEA, from the coding sequence ATGCGCTCCGGCGTGATCGCAAAGAAGCTGGGCATGACCCGGCTGTTCATGGCAGACGGACGGCAGGTGCCGGTGACCGTTCTGCAACTCGACAACCTGCAGGTGGTGGCGCAGCGCACCGCCGAGCGTGACGGCTATACCGCCGTGCAGCTTGGCGCGGGCGCGGCCAAGGCCAAGCGCACCAGCGCGGGGATGCGTGGCCACTTCGCCAGGGCGAATGTGGAACCCAAGCGCAAGATCGCGGAGTTCCGCGTGACGCCCGACTGCCTGATCGACGTGGGCGCGGAAATCACCGCCGACCACTATCTCGCGGGCCAGTTCGTGGATATCGCGGGCACCTCGATCGGCAAGGGCTTTGCCGGTGCGATGAAGCGGCACAACTTCGGCGGCCTGCGGGCCAGCCACGGCGTGTCGATCAGCCACCGGTCGCACGGGTCCACGGGCCAGTGCCAGGACCCCGGCAAGGTGTTCCGCGGCAAGAAGATGGCCGGCCACCTGGGCGCCGTGCGCGTCACCACCCAGAACCTCGAGGTCGTGCGCACCGATGCGGAGCGCGGGATCATCATGGTCAAGGGCGCGGTGCCGGGCTCCAAGGGCGGCTGGGTCACGATCAAGGACGCGGTGAAGAAACCCGCCCATGCGGAAGCGCCGAAACCGGCCGCGGTCCGTGCGGCGGCGTCTGCTCCGGTCGCGGAAGTCGCGGCCGATGGGGGTGAGGCATGA
- the rplD gene encoding 50S ribosomal protein L4, producing MKLDVIKLDGGKAGEIELDEALFGLEPRADVLHRVVRWQRAKAQAGTHSVLGKSDVSYSTKKIYRQKGTGGARHGSKKAPIFRHGGVYKGPTPRSHEHDLPKKFRALGLRHALSAKAKAGELVILEAAAMDAPKTSALAKVAKDLGWKRVLVIDGATVDANFALAARNLETVDVLPSIGANVYDILRRDQLVITRAGVEALEARLK from the coding sequence ATGAAACTCGATGTGATCAAGCTTGACGGCGGCAAGGCCGGCGAGATCGAGCTGGACGAGGCGCTGTTCGGCCTTGAGCCGCGCGCCGATGTCCTGCACCGCGTGGTGCGCTGGCAGCGGGCCAAGGCCCAGGCCGGCACCCATTCGGTGCTGGGCAAGTCGGACGTCAGCTATTCGACCAAGAAGATCTACCGCCAGAAGGGCACCGGCGGCGCACGCCACGGGTCCAAGAAGGCGCCGATCTTCCGGCACGGCGGCGTCTACAAGGGGCCGACGCCCCGCAGCCACGAGCACGACCTGCCCAAGAAGTTCCGCGCGCTCGGCCTGCGCCACGCCCTGTCTGCCAAGGCCAAGGCGGGCGAGCTGGTGATCCTTGAAGCCGCCGCGATGGACGCGCCCAAGACCTCGGCCCTGGCCAAGGTTGCCAAGGACCTGGGCTGGAAGCGCGTGCTGGTGATCGACGGCGCGACGGTCGACGCGAATTTCGCGCTGGCCGCGCGCAACCTCGAAACCGTGGACGTGCTGCCCTCGATCGGGGCCAACGTCTATGACATCCTGCGCCGTGATCAGCTCGTGATCACCCGCGCCGGGGTCGAAGCGCTGGAGGCGCGCCTGAAATGA
- a CDS encoding 50S ribosomal protein L23, with product MTAKPEHYDLIKKPVITEKATMASESGAVVFQVAMDASKPQIKEAVEAVFGVKVKAVNTTISKGKVKRFRGRPGERSDRKKAYVTLEEGNTIDVSTGL from the coding sequence ATGACCGCGAAACCGGAACATTACGACCTGATCAAGAAGCCGGTCATCACCGAAAAGGCCACCATGGCGTCCGAGTCGGGCGCGGTGGTGTTCCAGGTGGCGATGGACGCCTCGAAGCCGCAGATCAAGGAAGCGGTCGAGGCGGTGTTCGGCGTCAAGGTGAAGGCCGTGAACACGACCATCTCGAAGGGCAAGGTCAAGCGTTTCCGCGGTCGCCCCGGCGAACGGTCCGACCGCAAGAAGGCCTATGTGACGCTCGAGGAAGGCAACACGATCGACGTGTCCACTGGCCTCTGA
- the rplB gene encoding 50S ribosomal protein L2 → MALKSYKPTTPGQRGLVLIDRSELWKGRPVKALTEGLIKTGGRNNTGRVTMWHKGGGAKRLYRVVDFRRNKFDMAAVVERIEYDPNRTAFIALIKYEDGELAYILAPQRLAVGDSVIAGAKTDVKPGNAMPFSGMPIGTIVHNVEMKPGKGGQIARAAGTYAQFVGRDGGYAQIRLSSGELRMVRQECMATIGAVSNPDNSNQNLGKAGRRRHMGIRPTVRGVAMNPIDHPHGGGEGRTSGGRHPVTPWGKGTKGNKTRKNKASDNLIVRSRHAKKKGR, encoded by the coding sequence ATGGCACTCAAGTCGTACAAACCGACGACGCCTGGCCAGCGCGGGCTGGTTCTGATCGACCGTTCGGAGCTGTGGAAAGGCCGCCCCGTCAAGGCTCTCACCGAGGGTCTGATCAAGACGGGCGGACGGAACAACACCGGGCGCGTCACGATGTGGCACAAGGGCGGCGGGGCCAAGCGGCTCTACCGCGTTGTGGATTTCCGCCGGAACAAGTTCGACATGGCGGCGGTCGTCGAGCGCATCGAATACGATCCGAACCGCACCGCGTTCATCGCGCTGATCAAGTACGAGGATGGCGAGCTTGCCTATATCCTCGCGCCGCAGCGTCTGGCCGTGGGCGACAGCGTGATCGCCGGCGCCAAGACCGACGTGAAGCCCGGCAACGCGATGCCGTTCTCGGGCATGCCGATCGGCACGATCGTCCACAACGTCGAGATGAAGCCCGGCAAGGGCGGCCAGATCGCCCGCGCGGCGGGCACCTATGCCCAGTTCGTCGGCCGTGACGGCGGCTATGCGCAGATCCGGCTGTCGTCGGGCGAACTGCGGATGGTGCGCCAGGAATGCATGGCGACCATCGGCGCGGTGTCGAACCCCGACAACTCGAACCAGAACCTCGGCAAGGCGGGTCGCCGCCGGCACATGGGCATCCGCCCGACGGTGCGCGGCGTCGCGATGAACCCGATCGACCACCCCCACGGCGGCGGCGAAGGCCGCACCTCGGGCGGCCGTCACCCGGTCACCCCGTGGGGCAAGGGCACCAAGGGCAACAAGACCCGCAAGAACAAGGCGTCGGACAATCTGATCGTCCGCTCGCGGCACGCCAAGAAGAAGGGGCGCTGA
- the rpsS gene encoding 30S ribosomal protein S19, which produces MARSIWKGPFVDGYVLKKAEKAREGGRNEVIKIWSRRSTILPQFVGLTFAVYNGKKHIPVAVTEDMIGQKFGEYSPTRTYYGHAADKKAKRK; this is translated from the coding sequence ATGGCACGTTCTATCTGGAAAGGCCCCTTCGTCGACGGCTACGTCCTGAAGAAGGCCGAGAAGGCGCGCGAGGGCGGCCGGAACGAGGTGATCAAGATCTGGTCGCGCCGGTCCACCATCCTGCCGCAGTTCGTCGGCCTGACCTTCGCGGTCTACAACGGCAAGAAGCATATCCCCGTGGCGGTGACCGAGGACATGATCGGTCAGAAGTTCGGTGAGTATTCGCCGACACGCACCTACTACGGCCATGCCGCCGACAAGAAAGCGAAAAGGAAGTAA
- the rplV gene encoding 50S ribosomal protein L22, with translation MGKDKNPRRVADNEAMAKTRMLKTSPQKLNLVAALIRGKKVDKAMADLTFSKKRIAHDVLKCLQSAVANAENNHGLDVDELVVAEAWCGKNITLKRGRPRARGRFGKIMKPFSEITIKVRQKAETA, from the coding sequence ATGGGCAAGGACAAGAATCCCCGCCGCGTGGCGGACAACGAGGCGATGGCCAAGACGCGGATGCTGAAGACCAGCCCGCAGAAGCTGAACCTCGTCGCGGCGCTGATCCGCGGCAAGAAGGTCGACAAGGCGATGGCCGACCTCACCTTCTCGAAGAAGCGGATCGCGCACGACGTGCTGAAATGCCTTCAGTCGGCCGTGGCCAATGCCGAGAACAACCATGGTCTCGACGTTGACGAGCTGGTGGTGGCAGAGGCCTGGTGCGGCAAGAACATCACGCTCAAGCGGGGCCGCCCGCGGGCGCGCGGCCGCTTCGGCAAGATCATGAAACCGTTCAGCGAAATCACCATCAAGGTGCGTCAGAAAGCGGAGACCGCGTAA
- the rpsC gene encoding 30S ribosomal protein S3: MGQKVNPIGMRLQVNRTWDSRWFADSKDYGNLLLEDLRMREFIHKEAKQAGVSKVIIERPHKKCRVTIHAARPGVIIGKKGADIEGLRKKLTAFTKSELHLNIVEIRKPELDAQLVAESIAQQMERRVSFRRAMKRGVQNAMRMGALGIRVNVSGRLGGAEIARTEWYREGRVPLHTLRADIDYALDEAETPYGIIGVKVWIFKGEILEHDPQAHDRRLSEAQDGPAPRGARRDRERA, translated from the coding sequence ATGGGACAGAAGGTCAACCCCATCGGGATGCGCCTGCAGGTCAACCGCACCTGGGACAGCCGCTGGTTCGCCGACAGCAAGGACTACGGCAACCTGCTTCTGGAAGATCTCCGCATGCGCGAGTTCATCCACAAGGAAGCCAAGCAGGCCGGCGTGTCGAAGGTGATCATCGAGCGGCCGCACAAGAAGTGCCGCGTGACGATCCATGCCGCCCGTCCGGGTGTCATCATCGGCAAGAAGGGCGCCGACATCGAAGGGCTCCGCAAGAAGCTGACGGCCTTCACCAAGTCGGAACTGCACCTGAACATCGTCGAGATTCGCAAGCCCGAGCTTGACGCGCAGCTTGTCGCCGAAAGCATCGCCCAGCAGATGGAGCGCCGGGTGTCCTTCCGCCGCGCCATGAAGCGCGGCGTGCAGAACGCGATGCGCATGGGTGCCCTCGGCATCCGGGTGAACGTGTCGGGCCGCCTTGGCGGTGCCGAGATCGCGCGCACCGAATGGTATCGGGAAGGCCGCGTGCCTCTGCACACCCTGCGCGCCGACATCGACTATGCGCTGGACGAGGCGGAAACGCCCTACGGCATCATCGGCGTCAAGGTCTGGATCTTCAAGGGCGAGATCCTTGAGCATGATCCGCAGGCCCACGACCGCCGCCTGTCCGAAGCCCAGGATGGCCCCGCTCCGCGCGGTGCCCGCCGCGACCGCGAACGCGCGTAA
- the rplP gene encoding 50S ribosomal protein L16 — MLQPKRTKFRKQHKGRIHGEAKGGFMLNFGTFGLKATEPERVTARQIEAARRAITRHMKRQGRVWIRVFPDVPVSSKPTEVRMGKGKGSVDYWAAKVKPGRIMFEIDGVAEPIAREALRLGAMKLPVTTRVVQREDW, encoded by the coding sequence ATGCTGCAACCCAAACGGACCAAGTTCCGCAAACAGCACAAGGGCCGCATCCACGGCGAGGCGAAGGGCGGCTTCATGCTGAACTTCGGCACCTTCGGCCTGAAGGCGACCGAGCCCGAGCGTGTGACCGCGCGGCAGATCGAGGCGGCCCGCCGCGCGATCACCCGCCACATGAAGCGCCAGGGCCGCGTCTGGATCCGGGTGTTCCCGGATGTCCCGGTCTCGTCCAAACCCACCGAGGTGCGGATGGGCAAGGGCAAGGGCTCGGTCGACTACTGGGCGGCCAAGGTGAAACCGGGCCGCATCATGTTCGAGATCGACGGCGTCGCCGAACCGATCGCGCGCGAGGCGCTGCGCCTGGGTGCGATGAAGCTTCCGGTGACCACGCGCGTCGTGCAGCGCGAAGACTGGTAA
- a CDS encoding class I SAM-dependent methyltransferase has translation MNIAVPIDTSANAIRTSSYEGVLPKLPMGYPNGWMSAKDLTVLYNTARNSSGDVLEVGPWLGRSSSAIAAGLQAREAAGAPRAKYDLIDFGITTAAEWQERFNEKFNIAKDSGRVVEAVYHPGGTIAVLIQNLKNNGLLKYATNIIRGDFLDCPLSRKYGMIFCDATHDEAEIHRHLPKLASQAAPGCVMVFDDVVTDARADLICDYLDVSQRFLTREVYPRKADRCKLLIVELRT, from the coding sequence ATGAATATTGCAGTCCCGATTGACACCTCCGCAAACGCTATCCGCACAAGCAGCTATGAAGGCGTATTGCCCAAACTGCCGATGGGCTATCCGAATGGCTGGATGTCGGCCAAGGACCTGACTGTTCTCTACAACACGGCCCGGAACTCCTCGGGCGACGTTCTGGAGGTGGGCCCCTGGCTTGGTCGTTCCTCGAGCGCGATTGCCGCGGGCCTTCAGGCCCGCGAGGCTGCGGGGGCCCCGCGCGCGAAGTACGACCTGATCGACTTCGGCATCACGACCGCCGCCGAGTGGCAGGAACGCTTCAACGAAAAGTTCAACATCGCCAAGGATAGCGGCCGGGTCGTCGAAGCCGTCTATCATCCCGGCGGAACGATTGCCGTTCTGATCCAGAACCTCAAGAACAACGGCCTTCTGAAATACGCCACGAACATCATCCGGGGCGATTTCCTCGACTGCCCGCTGTCGCGGAAGTACGGGATGATCTTCTGCGACGCCACGCATGACGAAGCCGAAATTCATCGGCACCTGCCCAAACTTGCCTCGCAGGCGGCTCCCGGTTGCGTGATGGTGTTTGATGACGTCGTCACCGACGCCCGCGCCGATCTGATCTGCGACTACCTTGACGTGTCGCAGCGTTTCCTGACGCGCGAGGTCTATCCGCGCAAGGCTGACCGCTGCAAATTGCTGATAGTCGAACTGCGCACATGA